Within the Populus trichocarpa isolate Nisqually-1 chromosome 14, P.trichocarpa_v4.1, whole genome shotgun sequence genome, the region AGCCCGTATACTTTAAATGGCGTATGCGAGCTCCTATATTCGCCAAACAGTATTCTTCATAGCAGTATCGTGAGCGTCAcaccattatttttaaaatgagtttattgTCCATGCCtataatagattaattaatacaattttttaatggaaatatgaataataaaaacaaaaaagaccacATGTAGTACATTAATTTGTAAATAGataaaattctttaattaagaatttttaaaactttgatagtaaaaactgattaaaaaattaattgataataatattgagAATACTTGGGTgatatttttgaagttttctaaatgtttttgtAAGATGAAGAGTATGCCTATTTTTGCGATAAAAAACCGATGttgaaaatttttagatttattttgctttaaattactttgtttttatatttttaaattgttacaatatattttttttaaaaatattttaaaaaataaaaaatattttaatacatttttaaataaaaatatttttaaaaataattaccacTACACTACATGTACCAAATAACTGCCCCGAAATAGATGCATGCGATGGTCTGTATACAATTTTCTAGGAacctattaaattaaaacaaatatagaggACGGAGTAGACCTAGTTACTGTAGTACGAGGACCATGTTTGATTTTGGGTTTCAAAGCCAAACTAGAAAACCTAATACTATAAATACGTACTTATGCTAAGCCGCAGGCAAAGAagcaaaataaagaaatggGAAGCGGGAAACCAGAAAGACACTCAAAGACAAAGGAGAAGAAGGGGTTATCTCTCAGAAACCctagtaaaaaaatcaacttcaagAAGAAAACGGGTATCAACAAGAAGACTGACCAATCCAAAAACGAAGAAAACCAGAACAAGAGCGAGGCTTCTACCCCAGCTTCAGCTTCCCAGCAGCTTAGTTTTTTCATAAGCGAGTTTCAATCTGCCAATGGGGTTCAGCTTTCATCTATTGAGCTCGAATCAATTAAGggtatttcttttcttttcttttcttttcgttttttattgtttgtgtttgtttggaTCCTGATACATTGATGATGCAGAGACCTGCTTTGCTGAGTTATCTCAAGAATCGGGTCAAGATGTTATGGCCTTAGGGAGCCACATGAAGGCGGCTTTTGGCCCATCTTGGAAACAAGTTCTTTGTGAAGGGAAGTTGGTGGAAGGCATTATTGATCCAGGGAGTCCTGCTGTTCTTATTATTTCTACATCTGCCTTGAGATCTCTAGAACTTCTAAGGtccgttgtttttttttcctgttctcGCTAATTagatatgatttgaatttaGCTAATTGATGTTAAGTAGTTTCTGTAGttttgaacatttattttttgaaagccTAACGTATTAACAAGTGAAAATCTTCTTCCTCTAGGGGTGTGCGCTCTTTGACGAAAGAATGTCATGCTGCGAAGCTATTCTCCAAGCATATGAAGGTCGAGGAACAGGTTATTTCTTGGTCTTTTCTAgctccttatttttatttttgaatggatACATTATGTAGGTTTCCCTTTAAAAATATTCCtctggttgatttttttttataagaattgttAAAGCTTTATGATTTTCCAAGGAAATAGATATCTTTCGGTTTACATATTGTTTATGGTGTTTGTGAAAGTATCAGTCATTTTTCTTGATGTTCATATCCATGGATTTGTTGATTCTTTTTGCTCTTGAGCTGTGAGAGTAGTCTGGTTATTACTAGCAGAAAATGGCCATTCCTGTTAATATTATATTGTTGAATATCCACTTCTGATTCGTTATTTGGGTTTTCACATGATTATAAGAATATGTTATCTTG harbors:
- the LOC7462038 gene encoding uncharacterized protein LOC7462038; this encodes MGSGKPERHSKTKEKKGLSLRNPSKKINFKKKTGINKKTDQSKNEENQNKSEASTPASASQQLSFFISEFQSANGVQLSSIELESIKETCFAELSQESGQDVMALGSHMKAAFGPSWKQVLCEGKLVEGIIDPGSPAVLIISTSALRSLELLRGVRSLTKECHAAKLFSKHMKVEEQVAMLKNRVNFASGTPSRVKKLIDIEALGLSRLTMIVLDMQADVKGYSLFTLPQVRDEFWDLYKDFFHQRLLQGHLRICLFGPIPSANGKEFKGKKEESLMNK